From Toxorhynchites rutilus septentrionalis strain SRP chromosome 2, ASM2978413v1, whole genome shotgun sequence, a single genomic window includes:
- the LOC129767028 gene encoding uncharacterized protein LOC129767028, translated as MFASGGFHLRKWASNSTAILNDIPANNREQPRSDEFQFSNTPNKILQPTKRIMLSQIASIFDPLGLLAPIIVRAKLILQQLWELRVDWDETLPGEFVQNWFSFEQSLSDLNYLQVPRRVIGVQQPTRIYLHGFSDASERAMGACVYIRAADEGGNTSSHLLCAKSKLAPIGNGRTTLPRLELCAAVILARLMASVITAISTPFIEIRAYSDSTVALAWIYGGASRWKTFVANRVAEITTLLPAINWQHVDTNNNPADLISRGALPAQIINNSLWWHGPCWTSTTSDHVSSQVLPALEVTLQRQVEREQRSIAVACIATYDNDLLDAMLSRYYPNLQLLIRITARMLRFSHREFRTTNRLTPKEIDNAMRVYVRHVQSQHYWKEIFQLDSKREINNNSSLRQLQPFLDENRLLRVGGRLQLSELNYESKHPILLPSHSTLTALILHHEHREQLHCGPQSLLTAVRRRFWIVRGMSAARKTCRSCVEYVRARPVPLHQVMGQLPSDRLKPNPPFSITGIDYAGPISFVSRRTRGAVSSKGYIALFICFSTRAVHLEAVSDLTTSAFTRFSSRYGLPNKIYSDNATNLRGAAAKFRELYKQINTAEQDNVVADFFSDKGIEWIFIPARSPHHGGLWEVGVKVMKTFFRKLGGDGHFTFEELSTVLAQVAACMNSRPIAPLSDDPNEPQPLTPAHFLIGRPLNTVPEINQLEHRIGSLSRWEYVQRVIQEFRARWQTEYLSTLQQMTRWQRAAPHIAVGDVVLLVADNEKPKQWPMGRIIDTFPGADGHVRVVAVRTTNGITRRDVRRIRRIPLEDDEYVPGRNGAEISHRNLVGGLCCDGK; from the exons ATGTTTGCATCCGGTGGCTTTCATCTACGGAAATGGGCATCGAACAGTACAGCTATTCTAAATGACATCCCGGCGAATAACAGAGAG CAGCCACGCAGCGACGAGTTCCAGTTCTCCAACACACCGAACAAGATCCTTCAGCCCACAAAGCGGATTATGCTCTCGCAAATCGCCAGCATATTCGACCCTCTTGGACTGCTGGCCCCAATCATCGTCAGAGCGAAGCTGATCCTGCAGCAGTTGTGGGAACTGAGGGTGGACTGGGATGAAACTCTCCCCGGTGAGTTTGttcaaaattggttttcatttgaGCAAAGCCTTTCCGATCTCAATTACTTACAGGTACCTCGACGAGTGATCGGCGTTCAACAACCGACCAGAATCTATCTGCACGGCTTCAGTGATGCGTCAGAGCGAGCCATGGGTGCGTGCGTCTACATTCGAGCTGCTGACGAAGGAGGAAACACATCATCACATCTGCTGTGCGCGAAATCTAAATTGGCGCCTATCGGAAATGGACGGACCACGTTACCTCGCCTGGAACTGTGTGCGGCGGTGATTTTGGCCCGCCTGATGGCGAGCGTTATCACGGCAATCTCAACCCCTTTCATCGAAATACGAGCTTATTCGGACTCCACAGTGGCACTAGCATGGATTTATGGCGGTGCGTCGAGATGGAAGACGTTTGTTGCCAACCGCGTGGCTGAAATCACCACATTACTTCCGGCAATCAACTGGCAGCACGTGGACACCAACAACAATCCTGCAGACTTGATCTCGCGCGGTGCTCTACCAGCGCAAATTATTAACAATTCTCTCTGGTGGCACGGACCATGCTGGACAAGCACAACCAGTGACCACGTATCATCACAAGTCCTTCCCGCGCTCGAAGTGACTCTGCAGAGACAAGTAGAGAGAGAACAACGTTCAATTGCCGTAGCATGTATAGCTACGTATGATAATGACCTCCTCGACGCGATGTTATCTCGGTACTACCCAAACCTTCAGCTTCTTATACGCATCACGGCCCGGATGTTACGTTTCAGTCATCGAGAATTTAGAACGACAAATCGTTTAACGCCAAAGGAAATTGACAACGCAATGAGAGTGTATGTGCGGCACGTACAGAGCCAGCACTACTGGAAGGAAATCTTTCAACTGGACAGTAAACGGGAAATCAACAATAACAGCTCGCTCCGTCAACTGCAACCGTTTCTGGACGAAAACCGTCTCCTCAGGGTGGGTGGTAGACTGCAGCTGTCAGAACTCAACTACGAGTCGAAACATCCGATCCTGCTGCCTAGCCACTCAACTCTCACCGCGCTTATTCTCCATCATGAGCATCGCGAGCAACTTCACTGTGGTCCGCAATCGTTACTAACGGCGGTTCGACGGCGCTTTTGGATTGTTCGTGGAATGAGTGCAGCCCGGAAGACGTGTCGATCCTGCGTCGAATATGTTCGTGCAAGACCAGTTCCATTGCATCAGGTGATGGGTCAACTACCATCGGATCGCCTGAAACCGAATCCGCCTTTCTCCATCACCGGCATTGACTATGCTGGACCGATTAGTTTCGTCAGTCGTCGAACACGTGGCGCCGTATCGAGCAAAGGATACATCGCACTGTTCATCTGTTTTTCGACACGAGCTGTACACCTTGAAGCTGTGTCGGATCTCACCACCTCTGCTTTCACCCGCTTCAGTAGTCGATATGGGTTGCCTAACAAAATCTATTCGGACAACGCTACCAATCTACGAGGAGCAGCAGCCAAATTCCGTGAATTATACAAACAAATCAACACGGCTGAGCAGGACAACGTAGTTGCAGATTTTTTCTCCGACAAAGGCATTGAGTGGATATTCATTCCCGCTCGATCGCCTCACCACGGTGGCCTTTGGGAGGTGGGTGTAAAGGTGATGAAAACTTTCTTCCGCAAGCTTGGAGGTGATGGTCATTTCACTTTCGAGGAACTGAGTACCGTTCTCGCACAAGTGGCGGCGTGCATGAATTCACGGCCAATTGCTCCACTATCAGATGATCCCAACGAGCCTCAGCCTCTCACACCAGCACACTTTCTCATCGGTCGACCGCTAAATACTGTTCCCGAGATTAACCAGTTGGAGCATCGTATTGGATCCCTCAGCAGGTGGGAGTATGTGCAACGAGTTATCCAGGAATTCCGAGCTCGGTGGCAGACCGAGTACCTTTCAACACTCCAGCAGATGACAAGATGGCAACGTGCAGCGCCGCACATTGCAGTGGGTGATGTTGTATTATTGGTCGCTGATAACGAGAAACCCAAGCAATGGCCTATGGGCCGCATTATCGACACCTTCCCTGGAGCCGATGGTCACGTTAGGGTGGTGGCTGTTAGAACAACCAACGGTATTACTAGGCGGGATGTTCGACGGATACGGCGAATCCCCTTGGAAGATGACGAGTACGTGCCAGGAAGAAATGGAGCAGAAATTTCTCATCGTAATTTGGTGGGCGGTTTATGTTGTGACGGAAAATAA
- the LOC129767029 gene encoding uncharacterized protein LOC129767029, which yields MEKLIRERKSLDPRLKRVSDMVAKLEPETAEEIEIETELDVLGDIWSAYCSVHKRILDVSDNDELYDDAVQHQCRVEKLRNHDNNVGDRSSSPSAIISQLSQQHAELLNMMADRMASGANTSTIVHNDTAMPLTDLKLPRMNLPAFSGNYLEWQSFIDLFKSMVDQNPSLKDSQKLYFLKTNLTGEAASLISHLKIEDANYGPALQKLQSRYDKPLEIAHKHIERFLNQPALTSPSAHGLRLLHDVSDEVVRALQAMQREDRDTWLLFILIQKLDHETKQLWYQMVADMPEENITLKMFLAFIDSHSFALQSAQPVKPRTIVSKPPVKPPYRGATTFVATNISSNCNVCAKSAHPLYQCGKFVHMSSEEKLSLINSQMLCRNCLKDHRGESCRSGNCRKCGLLHHTLLHAALTPTSHAVPNSGSLAAQSLISALDAPTYFDASNVLLATVAINVLDKQGRPHACRAVLDCASQVSFISQSFCNELGLELQEADMNLEGISATPAHADKCVPIVITSRCTDYRTTVPCMVLERITKTLPVKPANIDGWPMPHSINLADPVFHRPGKISVLLGIELFFQLLEPGKIILSPDGDLPTLQNTKLGWVVAGRYRKPTISPYTKSSTCLLTTSDDNLNHQLRRFWELEECCTSTPHFSEEEKLCEDHFHKHTTRDDTGKFIVRLPFLHPPSQLGDSRQTAEKRLFQIEKKLQRNPHLKQEYHAFLREYCELGHMTLAEEAFPRVAVYLPHHCVVKENSSTTKCRVVFDASAKTTTGKSLNDMLMCGPVLQDSIVDILLRFRFPSVVIIGDIKQMYRMIQIHEADPLAMV from the exons ATGGAAAAGCTTATCCGTGAGAGAAAATCACTTGATCCACGACTCAAGCGTGTGTCCGATATGGTGGCAAAATTAGAGCCAGAAACGGCTGAAGAAATCGAGATAGAAACAGAACTCGACGTTCTCGGTGATATTTGGAGTGCCTATTGTTCAGTGCACAAAAGAATTTTGGACGTGAGTGATAACGACGAATTGTACGATGATGCTGTGCAGCATCAATGCCGTGTAGAAAAG TTGAGAAATCACGATAACAACGTGGGAGATCGATCGTCGTCGCCTAGTGCCATAATCAGCCAACTCTCACAGCAACATGCCGAGCTGCTGAATATGATGGCGGACAGAATGGCCTCTGGAGCAAACACGTCAACCATTGTTCACAATGATACAGCCATGCCACTGACGGATCTGAAACTGCCACGTATGAACTTGCCTGCGTTTAGTGGAAACTATTTAGAATGGCAGTCATTCATCGACCTCTTTAAGAGCATGGTCGATCAAAATCCATCGCTGAAGGATAGTCAGAAATTATACTTCCTCAAAACCAATCTCACCGGTGAGGCTGCATCGCTCATTTCTCATCTTAAGATCGAAGATGCAAATTACGGTCCAGCTTTGCAAAAGCTCCAATCACGCTACGATAAACCACTCGAGATAGCTCACAAACACATCGAACGCTTTCTCAATCAACCAGCCCTGACATCACCGTCTGCTCATGGATTGCGTTTGCTTCACGACGTCTCCGACGAGGTTGTTCGAGCTCTCCAAGCCATGCAAAGGGAGGACCGCGATACTTGGTTATTATTCATCCTCATTCAGAAATTGGATCACGAAACCAAGCAGCTTTGGTACCAGATGGTTGCTGACATGCCCGAAGAGAACATAACCCTGAAGATGTTTCTCGCTTTCATCGATTCACATAGTTTCGCTCTGCAATCTGCGCAACCTGTTAAGCCGCGAACAATTGTGTCCAAGCCACCTGTGAAGCCACCGTATAGAGGAGCAACAACATTCGTTGCCACCAACATTTCTTCAAATTGCAACGTCTGTGCCAAATCAGCTCATCCACTTTACCAGTGCGGTAAATTTGTTCATATGAGCTCAGAGGAGAAGCTTTCCCTTATCAACTCACAAATGCTGTGTCGCAATTGCTTAAAAGATCATCGTGGTGAATCGTGCAGATCCGGGAATTGTCGGAAATGTGGCTTACTCCACCACACCCTGCTGCACGCTGCCCTCACGCCAACATCGCATGCTGTCCCCAATAGTGGTAGTCTGGCCGCACAATCATTGATTTCGGCCCTCGATGCTCCCACATATTTCGATGCTTCCAACGTACTCCTCGCCACAGTGGCCATAAACGTACTGGACAAGCAAGGACGGCCACATGCATGTCGCGCTGTGCTTGATTGCGCATCTCAAGTAAGTTTTATCAGCCAGAGTTTTTGCAACGAACTTGGTCTCGAGTTGCAAGAAGCTGATATGAATCTCGAAGGTATCTCGGCTACACCTGCGCATGCAGACAAATGCGTGCCAATCGTCATAACATCCCGATGCACGGACTATCGCACCACAGTTCCGTGTATGGTGTTAGAAAGAATCACTAAAACGCTTCCTGTTAAACCAGCGAACATTGACGGTTGGCCCATGCCGCATTCAATCAACCTAGCCGACCCAGTGTTTCACCGTCCAGGTAAAATCAGCGTGCTCCTCGGCATTGAATTATTCTTCCAGTTGCTTGAGCCTGGAAAGATCATCCTGAGTCCTGATGGCGATCTACCAACCTTGCAGAACACCAAGCTAGGTTGGGTGGTTGCTGGTCGCTATCGTAAACCCACCATCTCACCATACACGAAGTCTTCGACGTGTTTGTTGACCACCTCTGACGATAACCTCAATCATCAGTTGCGTAGATTTTGGGAGTTAGAGGAATGCTGCACATCTACGCCCCACTTCAGCGAGGAGGAAAAATTGTGTGAAGATCACTTTCACAAACACACCACTCGTGACGACACTGGAAAATTTATTGTTCGCTTGCCGTTCCTTCATCCCCCGAGTCAACTTGGAGACTCCAGACAAACAGCCGAAAAGCGTTTGTTTCAAATCGAGAAAAAATTGCAAAGAAACCCGCACCTGAAACAGGAGTACCATGCATTTCTTCGGGAATATTGTGAACTTGGTCACATGACACTTGCCGAAGAAGCATTTCCGAGAGTTGCCGTATACCTCCCCCATCACTGTGTGGTTAAGGAGAATAGCTCCACCACGAAATGTCGCGTCGTGTTTGATGCCTCAGCCAAGACCACCACTGGCAAGTCACTGAATGATATGCTGATGTGTGGTCCCGTTCTGCAAGACTCAATAGTCGACATTCTTCTCCGATTCCGATTCCCGTCCGTTGTAATTATCGGCGACATTAAACAAATGTATCGCATGATCCAAATCCACGAAGCGGATCCTTTGGCGATGGTCTAG